CAACAAAAAAATCCGGCCCTTTAATACCAAAATCCGCTCCTAAAAAACGAAAATTGATAAAAAAGGACCGTAAACTTAACCATTAATCTAAAAAATCTTACTAGTCAAAACCTTGACGGTGTAGCTGCCTTCAGCGCTACAAATTCAGTTAAAATATTTTTTATTCAGATTTTAAAGTTCCCACAGGATTAATCTGAGCAGCTTTCCAAGCCTGCAGGCTTACTGTAAGGTAGGCTATTGCGAAAATAACCCCAGCTGCCATTGGGATAAACCACCACTCAAAATCAATCCTGTAGGCATACCCTTCCAACCAATCCTGTATCAACCAACAGGCGATGGCAGAACCGATTAAAACAGAAATGGAAACAATCATTATAAATTCCCTATTGATCACATGGAGAATGGACAAGGTACTTGCTCCCAACACTTTTCGGATGCCAATCTCTTTTGTTTTTTGTTCCGCTATATGGGCAGAGAGACCAAACAAACCCAAACAGGAAATCAGGATGGTCAGGATGCTGAAGTACTTCGCTAACTCCCTCGTTCTGATGTCTTCTTCATACAAACTGGCATAATTGTCATCCATAAAAACATATTGGAAAGGGAATAAAGGCTCGAATGCTTCTGCTGTTTTTTTGATCTCTTCCAAAGTTTCACGCATATGCCCTGGTGAAACTTTGATATATGCCCTGGTGGCAAATGAAGGGTCAAGAATAATAATAGCGGGTTCCATGCCCTGATGAAAACTCTGGAAATGAAAATCCTCCACGACTCCAAGGATTTGCAGCTCCTCATCCCAAGTGATACTGACTGGGTCAGGTTGATCTTGTGAAATGAGTTCATAAGCCCTTCTATTGATGATTACCTTTGACAAAGAGTCGGAAGCTCTTTCTATAGAATAATCCTCTCCTTGGATCAACTTTAAGCCCATAGTCTGAATAAAATCATAATCCACCCGCATAATTTCAAAAAGGGCTTTGAAATCAGGATCTTTACCTTCCCATGAAACACTGCCTGTATTGGACATTCTTCCCAAAAGAGAATGATTAGAACGTGTCACTGATTGAACATGCGGCAGTTGCTTCAATTCTTCCTTGAAAATATCATAATTATCAAACAACCTTCCTTCCAGCTGCACCAGGAGCAATTGGTCTTTGTTGTAACCCAGATCTTTGTTCAGCGCAAAGTTGATTTGTTTAAATACCACAATCGTGGCCAAAATCAACATGGTCGCCAAGATGAACTGAAAAAGGACCAGGCCTTTTCTTGCCACCACTACCCCTCTTCCTGATTTGGTAAAATTTCTGAATACTGAAACCACCTTGGTAGCAGACATATAAAATGCAGGATAGCTTCCCGCTACTATTCCGGTAATCATAAGTACCAATAACAATTGAGCCCAAAAAACCCAATCAGTATAAGGAATTACCATTACTTTTCCGGTCAGGTTGTTGAATATAGGGAGGGTCAATTCCACCAACAGCAAAGCCACAACACCAGCAGCAAAGGAAATTAAAATGGATTCGGTCAAAAACTGAGAGACCAATTCATTTTTCTCTGCGCCGACCACTTTTCTCACACCAACTTCTTTGTACCGCTTTTGGGATTTGGCAGTAGAGAGATTCATAAAATTGATACAGGCAATCAAAAGGACAAAAATCCCAATAAGAGAAAACAGCCTAACATATTCGATCCTTCCTCCTTGTTGCATGCCATCTTTGAAACTTCCATAGAGGTAAAGGCCCTTTTGGGGATAAGCAAAAAGCTGCACATTACTTCCCTCATTTCTTTGCGCGATAAAATCTTCTATTTTGGCAGAAAATCCCTTTGCGTCAGTATCCTTATGCAATTTTACAATGGTACTTGGACCATTGTTTCCCCAATGTTTTAGCCATCCATTGTATGGTTTGTCAAACCAGAATTGAGCGGGCAATATGAATTCAAACTGACTGCTCACTTCCTGGGGATTACGCTTAATCACCCCTGTAACTATAAAGGATGTTTCACCATCAGTTTCCTTCATTAGTACAGTTTCCCCAATTACATCTGCCTTTCCAAAAAACTTGATCGCCGCCTCATCTGTCAGTACAATATGGCTAGGCTCAGTTAAAGCCAAATCTCTGCTTCCATGCAAAAATTTGTACTGCATGATATGAAGGTAATCAGGTTCAGCATAGAAACCTGAAATGTTAAGCTTCGTGTCTCCTACGACAAACAGCAGGGTCTCATTCCAAGAATAGCAAGCCGAACGTTCCACTTCCGGAAACTCTTCTTTCAAGGCAGCTGCCAAAACACCTGGTGTGGAGTTGGTGGTAAAAATATCGGAACCATAACGCTGGTGTTCCATGATCCGGTAAACCTGTTCCATTTCAGGGAAGGACTGGTTCATATTCAGCTCGCTCTTGACCCACAAACCAATGGAAATGGTGGCCCATAAGCCCAAAGCCAGACCAAAGAGGTTGATGAAAAAAGTCAACTTATGCTTGGCAAAGCCACGAATAGCGATTTTGAAGTAGTTGGAAAACATAGTGAAAAGGGTTGTAAGGTTGTCAGGATTAATTAGACCCGTCCTAGGGTTTTGTTGTAATGGTTGTAACTGTTTTCAGACCATCGTTCGAAAATCTATCACTTCAATTTGAGCTCTTGGAATT
This Cecembia calidifontis DNA region includes the following protein-coding sequences:
- a CDS encoding ABC transporter permease — translated: MFSNYFKIAIRGFAKHKLTFFINLFGLALGLWATISIGLWVKSELNMNQSFPEMEQVYRIMEHQRYGSDIFTTNSTPGVLAAALKEEFPEVERSACYSWNETLLFVVGDTKLNISGFYAEPDYLHIMQYKFLHGSRDLALTEPSHIVLTDEAAIKFFGKADVIGETVLMKETDGETSFIVTGVIKRNPQEVSSQFEFILPAQFWFDKPYNGWLKHWGNNGPSTIVKLHKDTDAKGFSAKIEDFIAQRNEGSNVQLFAYPQKGLYLYGSFKDGMQQGGRIEYVRLFSLIGIFVLLIACINFMNLSTAKSQKRYKEVGVRKVVGAEKNELVSQFLTESILISFAAGVVALLLVELTLPIFNNLTGKVMVIPYTDWVFWAQLLLVLMITGIVAGSYPAFYMSATKVVSVFRNFTKSGRGVVVARKGLVLFQFILATMLILATIVVFKQINFALNKDLGYNKDQLLLVQLEGRLFDNYDIFKEELKQLPHVQSVTRSNHSLLGRMSNTGSVSWEGKDPDFKALFEIMRVDYDFIQTMGLKLIQGEDYSIERASDSLSKVIINRRAYELISQDQPDPVSITWDEELQILGVVEDFHFQSFHQGMEPAIIILDPSFATRAYIKVSPGHMRETLEEIKKTAEAFEPLFPFQYVFMDDNYASLYEEDIRTRELAKYFSILTILISCLGLFGLSAHIAEQKTKEIGIRKVLGASTLSILHVINREFIMIVSISVLIGSAIACWLIQDWLEGYAYRIDFEWWFIPMAAGVIFAIAYLTVSLQAWKAAQINPVGTLKSE